The Populus trichocarpa isolate Nisqually-1 chromosome 11, P.trichocarpa_v4.1, whole genome shotgun sequence genome has a segment encoding these proteins:
- the LOC112323384 gene encoding uncharacterized protein LOC112323384 — MLPPKVAKKKKIQSTSTVKQSTTSCGKQKKSATLGTYFMPRTTPGAQKSIQNCWQRKEAVERCDLALAKWMIDACVPFNAVNSVYYQHAIDAVTVMGPGYKGPNLHAIRGYYLAKAVDEVKIYVETYREIWKKTGCTLMADGWTDQKRRTLINFLVYCPKGTVFLKTVDVSDVSKTARLLYQLFREVVLYVGVENIVHMVTDNAANYVAAGKLLMEEFPSILWSPCAAHCINLILQDIGKLQSVCCVVEHASGITKYIYNHCYPLYLMRKFTGGKEILPPAPTRFATNFIALQSILAHKDELRAMVTSRKWVSSAYAKDSKGKKFVESVLDSLFWKECAIIVRMSEPLIRVLRMVDGDDRPSMGYLYDAIHHAKEEMMRRFQKRKARVKPFIDIISNRWDGQFYRHLYAAAFWLNPRFQYDANIMDKHMSTISGLLDVLEKYAHGNLPLQSKITSEMKLFRNAEHDFGRVSAINNRTLMPPDEWWMTYGTSALNLQQLAIRVLSQTCSSLGCERNWSMFEHIHSKKRNRLEHQRLNDLVYVHCNLRLKQKNYWKGRNYDPINVETICDIENWVVEDDPSILTAEEAESFHQALSTMTIQDTLDDDVINVNDIEDDCDDEVSKEHADDLLGVDEIGSIPSTFDPNFASMDTEELNVFIQQK, encoded by the exons atgttaccACCGAaggttgcaaaaaagaaaaagattcaaagcACCAGCACTGTAAAACAATCGACTACAAGTTGTGGAAAGCAGAAGAAATCTGCAACATTAGGGACATATTTCATGCCGAGAACAACTCCTGGTGCTCAAAAGTCTATTCAGAATTGTTGGCAAAGGAAGGAAGCAGTTGAACGGTGTGATCTTGCTTTAGCGAAGTGGATGATTGATGCATGTGTGCCATTTAATGCTGTTAATTCTGTGTATTATCAGCATGCCATAGATGCTGTAACAGTCATGGGTCCTGGTTATAAAGGACCAAACTTGCATGCTATTCGTGGTTATTACTTGGCAAAAGCGGTTGATGAAGTCAAGATTTATGTTGAGACTTATCGAGAGATTTGGAAGAAGACtggttgcacattaatggctgatggatggacagaTCAGAAGAGGAGGACTTTAATTAACTTCTTAGTATATTGCCCTAAAGGAACAGTTTTTTTGAAAACCGTGGATGTATCAGATGTCTCAAAGACTGCTAGATTGTTGTATCAGTTGTTTAGAGAGGTTGTTTTGTATGTTGGGGTAGAAAACATTGTGCATATGGTGACTgataatgctgcaaattatGTTGCTGCTGGCAAGTTATTGATGGAAGAATTTCCTTCAATACTTTGGTCTCCTTGTGCTGCTCATTGCATCAACCTCATACTCCAGGACATTGGTAAATTGCAGTCGGTTTGTTGTGTTGTTGAGCATGCTTCTGGTATCACAAAGTACATTTATAATCATTGTTATCCATTGTATTTGATGAGGAAGTTCACTGGAGGAAAAGAAATACTTCCTCCTGCTCCTACTCGTTTTGCTACCAATTTCATTGCATTGCAAAGCATTTTAGCTCATAAAGATGAGTTGAGAGCTATGGTGACATCTAGGAAATGGGTCTCATCTGCTTATGCTAAAGAtagcaaaggaaaaaagtttGTTGAGAGTGTGCTAGACTCTCTGTTTTGGAAAGAATGTGCAATAATTGTGCGAATGAGTGAGCCTTTAATTCGAGTTCTACGAAtggttgatggtgatgatagGCCTTCGATGGGATATTTGTATGATGCTATTCatcatgcaaaagaagaaatgatgagGAGATTTCAAAAGAGAAAGGCTAGAGTGAAACCTTTCATAGACATTATCAGTAATCGGTGGGATGGACAATTTTATAGACATCTTTATGCAGCGGCATTTTGGTTAAATCCTCGATTTCAATATGATGCAAATATAATGGATAAACATATGAGCACCATTTCTGGACTTCTAGATGTTCTAGAGAAGTATGCACATGGAAATCTACCATTGCAAAGTAAGATTACAAGTGAGATGAAGTTGTTTAGGAATGCTGAACATGACTTTGGTCGAGTGTCCGCAATAAATAATCGCACCCTTATGCCTCcag atgaatggTGGATGACATATGGAACCAGCGCTCTAAATCTACAACAGTTGGCTATACGAGTGTTAAGTCAAACTTGTAGTTCTTTGGGATGTGAGAGAAATTGGAGTATGTTTGAACATATTCATTCCAAGAAGAGAAATAGATTGGAGCACCAAAGGCTTAATGACCTTGTTTACGTCCACTGCAATCTAAGATTgaaacaaaa gaaTTATTGGAAAGGACGAaattatgatccaattaatGTTGAGACAATTTGTGACATTGAAAATTGGGTAGTAGAAGATGACCCGTCAATCTTGACAGCTGAAGAAGCAGAGAGTTTTCACCAAGCTCTATCAACTATGACCATACAAGATACTTTAGATGATG